The following proteins are encoded in a genomic region of Flammeovirga pectinis:
- a CDS encoding AlbA family DNA-binding domain-containing protein gives MNEYQLQKLIQNGESKTLEFKLKVTKPTRFAKTLSSIANTKGGILLVGVNDQQEIIGIDPFKEQNAIEEILKHHITPTLVINFVTIETDNGIVLLLEIPNSPLKPHKALSREGKWITHIRYNDKSIEMSNKSIKLATNEQISEPVKLKRKFTKQETSLLDFLSENEKITLKQFCQLVNFSERRARRILHELTVIGLLQEHSIEKDIFYSLG, from the coding sequence ATGAATGAATATCAATTGCAAAAATTAATACAAAACGGTGAGTCTAAGACATTAGAATTTAAACTTAAAGTAACAAAACCTACTCGGTTTGCTAAAACACTTTCATCTATTGCGAATACTAAGGGAGGAATACTTTTAGTTGGCGTTAACGATCAGCAGGAAATAATAGGTATAGACCCTTTTAAAGAACAAAATGCGATAGAAGAAATACTCAAACACCATATAACTCCCACCTTAGTAATTAATTTTGTCACCATTGAAACTGATAACGGTATTGTTTTACTTTTAGAAATCCCAAATAGTCCATTAAAACCACATAAAGCACTTTCAAGAGAAGGAAAATGGATAACTCATATCAGATACAATGACAAAAGCATAGAAATGTCTAATAAATCAATAAAGTTAGCTACTAATGAACAAATAAGTGAGCCTGTAAAACTGAAAAGGAAATTTACAAAGCAAGAAACATCACTTTTAGATTTTCTTTCCGAAAATGAAAAAATCACACTAAAACAATTCTGTCAGCTAGTTAATTTTTCAGAAAGAAGAGCCCGACGTATTCTGCATGAATTAACAGTCATCGGGCTACTTCAAGAACATTCAATAGAAAAAGATATTTTTTATTCGTTAGGATAA
- the yjjX gene encoding inosine/xanthosine triphosphatase — MNKKIVVASKNPVKINAALSGMNKILPKIEFQVEGVDVPSGVADQPMTSKETWDGALNRATNARKVATDADYWVGMEGGIDTDEEGKMFAFAWMCIIDKDGRKGKGQTGIFYLPPKVQKLVESGIELGYANDQVFNEVGSKQKGGAVGSLTLGALGRTEYYEQAMILAMVQIVNPLLYPNE, encoded by the coding sequence ATGAATAAAAAAATAGTTGTAGCATCAAAAAATCCTGTTAAAATCAATGCGGCTTTATCAGGAATGAATAAAATATTACCAAAAATAGAGTTTCAAGTAGAAGGAGTAGATGTGCCTTCCGGAGTGGCAGATCAGCCTATGACATCTAAAGAAACTTGGGATGGAGCTTTAAACCGAGCTACTAATGCTAGAAAGGTAGCAACAGATGCAGATTATTGGGTAGGTATGGAAGGAGGTATTGATACCGACGAAGAAGGGAAGATGTTTGCTTTTGCTTGGATGTGTATTATTGATAAAGATGGACGTAAAGGTAAAGGGCAAACTGGCATCTTTTATCTTCCTCCTAAAGTACAGAAACTTGTTGAAAGTGGTATTGAGTTAGGTTATGCCAACGATCAGGTATTTAATGAAGTTGGTTCAAAACAGAAAGGTGGAGCAGTAGGCTCTTTAACTTTGGGGGCGTTAGGAAGAACAGAATATTATGAACAAGCAATGATACTCGCTATGGTTCAAATAGTAAATCCTTTACTTTATCCTAACGAATAA
- the recN gene encoding DNA repair protein RecN — MLKNLLIKNYALIEHTEISPDKGLNIITGETGAGKSIMLGALGLLKGGRADTKALFDQKSKCIIEGAFDISSYKMESIFIDLELDYEKITLLRREITPSGKSRAFINDTPVRLDVMRKISERLMDIHSQHDTMQLGSNIYQLNLVDTYGKLEGKVEHVFVAYKQYKKTAQAYKQLLDEYHQVKEEFEFNQFQLKELDDANLDDIDQDELEKELEKLENAENIKVALNTVLDALSRSDYSADATIYSAITDVNGLADYSKTLSDIRERLDSCHIELRDIISEIESEEDNLFFDQERIFMIKETLDQLYGLQQKHRVNDLLELIEKRDTIREKVEKVESFDEALLEAETEKKAAYEAMLEISEILSSARKKVIAPLAEQLNATLSDLGMPNGHLVIDQRETEPAASGMDEVEILFTANKGRSPLPLRDVASGGEFSRLMLAIKYILASKTALPTIIFDEIDTGISGEIAIKVGNIMEEMGSNHQVFTISHLPQIAALGSKHYFVYKDHEGISTVSKIRTLDHSERVTEIAQMIGGSHPSEGAYQSAKELIG; from the coding sequence ATGTTAAAGAACCTTTTGATCAAAAATTACGCATTAATTGAGCATACAGAGATAAGCCCTGATAAAGGATTAAACATTATCACTGGTGAAACTGGTGCAGGTAAATCTATTATGTTAGGTGCTCTTGGTCTTTTAAAAGGTGGGCGAGCTGATACAAAAGCATTGTTCGATCAAAAATCAAAATGCATTATTGAAGGAGCCTTTGACATCTCTTCTTATAAGATGGAATCAATTTTTATTGATTTAGAACTTGACTACGAAAAGATAACTTTATTAAGAAGAGAAATAACCCCGAGTGGCAAATCAAGAGCATTTATAAACGACACTCCTGTACGTTTAGATGTTATGCGAAAAATTAGTGAGCGTTTAATGGATATCCATTCACAACACGACACTATGCAACTCGGTTCAAACATATACCAACTTAACCTAGTTGATACTTATGGTAAACTAGAAGGTAAAGTTGAACACGTATTTGTAGCTTATAAACAATACAAAAAAACAGCTCAGGCATATAAACAACTTCTTGATGAATACCATCAGGTAAAAGAAGAATTTGAGTTCAATCAGTTTCAGCTTAAAGAATTAGACGATGCTAATTTAGACGACATCGATCAAGATGAATTAGAAAAAGAACTTGAGAAGTTAGAAAACGCTGAAAATATTAAAGTTGCTTTAAATACAGTGTTAGATGCACTTAGCAGGTCTGATTACTCTGCTGATGCTACAATATATTCTGCAATTACAGATGTAAATGGTCTGGCAGATTATTCTAAAACATTATCAGATATAAGAGAACGTTTAGATAGCTGTCATATAGAACTTCGTGATATTATTTCTGAAATAGAATCTGAAGAAGACAATTTATTTTTTGATCAAGAACGTATTTTCATGATCAAAGAGACTTTAGATCAACTTTATGGACTACAACAAAAACATAGAGTCAATGATCTTTTGGAATTAATTGAAAAAAGAGACACAATCCGTGAGAAAGTAGAAAAAGTAGAGAGTTTTGATGAAGCTCTTCTCGAAGCAGAAACAGAAAAGAAAGCAGCGTACGAAGCAATGCTAGAAATTTCTGAAATTCTTTCTTCTGCACGTAAAAAAGTAATTGCTCCTTTAGCTGAACAATTAAATGCTACACTTTCTGATTTAGGAATGCCTAACGGTCACCTTGTTATTGACCAAAGAGAAACAGAACCCGCTGCTTCTGGTATGGATGAAGTTGAAATTCTCTTTACAGCAAATAAAGGCCGCAGTCCACTTCCATTAAGAGATGTTGCTTCTGGAGGTGAATTTTCTAGATTAATGCTCGCTATTAAATATATTCTAGCAAGTAAAACTGCTTTACCAACAATCATCTTTGATGAAATCGACACAGGTATATCAGGTGAGATTGCAATTAAGGTTGGTAATATCATGGAAGAAATGGGTAGTAATCATCAAGTGTTTACTATTAGCCACTTACCTCAAATTGCAGCATTAGGCTCTAAACATTATTTTGTATACAAAGACCATGAGGGTATTTCTACAGTAAGTAAAATTAGAACTCTAGACCATTCTGAACGTGTTACCGAAATTGCTCAAATGATTGGAGGTTCACATCCAAGTGAGGGGGCGTATCAAAGTGCAAAAGAATTAATAGGGTAA
- a CDS encoding phosphoribosylaminoimidazolesuccinocarboxamide synthase, translated as MDAIKSTKLEFENATGVYHGKVRDVYFFGKKIAIVATDRISAFDVVLNRAIPYKGQVLNQIAEKFLKMTADIVPNWLESTPHSNVHIGKNCEAFAVEMVIRGYLAGHAWREYKAGKRILCGVALPEGLKENDKLPEPIITPTTKAMEGHDEDISREEILAQGVVSEEDYVQLEKYTKALFNKGTEFARERGLILVDTKYEFGKVEDKIYLIDEVHTPDSSRYFYAEGYQERQDKDEPQKQLSKEFVRQWLIENGFQGKDGQEQPIMSDEFVNSVSDRYIELYENITGEKFEKSSYVNQEDEIFKAINTQLG; from the coding sequence ATGGACGCAATAAAAAGCACTAAATTAGAATTCGAAAATGCCACTGGAGTATACCACGGCAAAGTCAGAGATGTGTATTTCTTCGGTAAGAAGATTGCAATCGTTGCCACCGACCGAATTTCAGCATTCGATGTTGTTCTAAATAGAGCAATACCTTACAAAGGACAAGTGCTGAACCAAATTGCAGAAAAATTTCTTAAAATGACTGCAGACATTGTTCCGAACTGGTTAGAATCTACTCCACACTCAAATGTTCATATCGGTAAAAACTGTGAAGCTTTTGCTGTTGAAATGGTTATTAGAGGATATTTAGCAGGGCATGCTTGGAGAGAATATAAAGCAGGAAAAAGGATTCTTTGTGGTGTCGCTCTTCCTGAAGGGTTAAAAGAAAACGATAAACTTCCTGAACCAATCATTACTCCTACTACAAAAGCAATGGAAGGGCACGATGAAGATATTTCTAGAGAAGAAATTCTTGCTCAAGGCGTTGTTTCTGAAGAGGACTATGTTCAGTTAGAGAAATATACAAAAGCATTATTTAATAAAGGGACTGAATTTGCTAGAGAAAGAGGTCTTATTCTTGTTGATACTAAATATGAATTTGGTAAAGTAGAGGATAAAATCTATCTAATTGATGAAGTTCACACGCCAGATTCTTCGCGTTATTTTTATGCAGAAGGATACCAAGAGCGCCAAGATAAAGATGAACCACAGAAACAACTTTCTAAAGAATTTGTTCGTCAATGGTTAATTGAAAATGGTTTTCAAGGAAAAGATGGTCAAGAACAACCAATAATGTCAGATGAGTTTGTAAATTCTGTTTCTGATAGATATATTGAACTTTACGAAAACATAACAGGCGAAAAATTTGAAAAATCATCTTATGTAAATCAAGAAGATGAAATTTTCAAAGCAATTAATACACAATTAGGATAA
- a CDS encoding STAS domain-containing protein, translated as MRFSVNKSEKYTVLIPEEEKLDSLKAPQLKAEIVTMFQSGTENLIIDLSNVKYVDSSGLSSILVANRLAGEVNGRLVLAGLNEHVMKLIKISKLETVLNLLPTVQEAIDSVFLHEIEKDIEGEDEN; from the coding sequence ATGAGATTTTCTGTAAATAAAAGCGAGAAATATACCGTACTTATTCCTGAAGAAGAAAAATTAGACTCTTTAAAGGCACCTCAATTAAAAGCTGAGATTGTCACTATGTTCCAATCTGGTACTGAGAATTTAATTATCGATTTATCAAACGTAAAATACGTTGATTCATCAGGACTTAGCTCTATTTTAGTTGCTAATCGTTTAGCTGGTGAAGTGAACGGTAGATTAGTTCTTGCAGGCTTAAATGAGCATGTAATGAAACTTATCAAAATTTCTAAGTTAGAAACTGTATTGAACTTGTTGCCAACAGTGCAAGAAGCTATTGATTCAGTTTTCTTACATGAAATTGAAAAAGATATTGAAGGTGAAGACGAAAACTAA
- a CDS encoding ribonuclease Z → MSFEITILGSSAAVPVKGRHMTSQHVRIGNQQFLIDCGEATQHQLINLGISLHKIEHIFISHLHGDHFFGLPGLLSTMNMQRRTDPLYIHGPRGLDEVLLANFKHTKTDLSFKVFLYDNPTMFPEVIYENEKLTVETIPLTHRVPCTGFLFREKQKQYRIIPEKLPSGLPFEAFRALKRGEDIDFQGEQIFYKNVTLPPRKSRSYAFCSDTKYSKSVISKVYGVDLLYHESTFMHRHLDRANTTFHTTAHQAGTVAKEAKVGELLIGHFSARYGDLNNLLEEAREEFPNTELAKEGKQFTILERE, encoded by the coding sequence TTGTCATTCGAAATCACCATATTAGGTTCTAGTGCCGCCGTTCCTGTAAAAGGTAGGCACATGACATCACAACATGTACGTATAGGAAATCAGCAATTTTTAATTGATTGTGGTGAAGCTACGCAACATCAATTGATAAATTTAGGAATCAGTTTGCATAAAATTGAACATATATTTATCAGTCATTTGCATGGCGATCACTTTTTTGGTCTCCCAGGATTATTATCTACGATGAATATGCAACGTAGAACAGATCCGCTATATATTCATGGACCTAGAGGTTTAGATGAAGTACTTCTTGCCAACTTTAAGCACACAAAAACTGACCTAAGTTTTAAGGTCTTTTTGTACGATAATCCAACTATGTTTCCAGAAGTAATTTATGAAAATGAAAAACTTACTGTAGAAACTATACCACTCACTCACCGTGTACCTTGTACTGGATTTCTATTTAGAGAAAAACAAAAGCAGTACAGAATAATACCTGAAAAACTACCTTCTGGGTTACCTTTCGAAGCTTTTAGAGCTTTAAAAAGAGGAGAAGATATTGATTTCCAAGGAGAACAGATATTCTATAAAAATGTTACTCTCCCTCCAAGAAAATCTAGATCTTATGCCTTTTGCTCTGATACAAAATATAGCAAGAGTGTTATTTCTAAAGTTTATGGTGTAGATTTATTATACCATGAGTCTACATTTATGCACAGGCATTTAGACAGAGCTAATACTACTTTTCACACCACTGCACACCAAGCAGGAACTGTTGCAAAAGAAGCAAAAGTTGGCGAATTACTAATTGGTCATTTTTCTGCTCGATACGGCGATTTGAACAATCTTTTAGAGGAAGCTCGTGAAGAATTCCCAAATACAGAATTAGCAAAAGAAGGAAAACAATTCACAATCTTAGAACGCGAATAG
- a CDS encoding DUF4178 domain-containing protein, producing the protein MPFGFFKKKKKEEKHYDPTNITIKDIRKGYVLDYDLQSWEVTEEFEYDWGDNDFSYEFKLESATDAVFLSIEDNDFLTGTISRKLKWGKLPDAVDDALESKGKPPKKIVYDGKVYYRDTKSVGYWRNIENKDSAPYMVWEYYDDSEKYVLSLEQFDDEEFEASLGIVEEPDAFSNILPTT; encoded by the coding sequence ATGCCGTTCGGATTTTTCAAAAAGAAGAAGAAAGAAGAGAAACATTACGATCCTACAAATATTACAATTAAAGATATTAGAAAAGGATATGTATTAGATTACGACTTACAAAGTTGGGAGGTTACTGAAGAATTTGAATATGATTGGGGAGACAATGACTTCTCTTATGAATTTAAATTAGAAAGTGCTACAGATGCTGTTTTTTTAAGCATTGAGGACAATGACTTTCTTACAGGAACAATATCAAGAAAATTAAAATGGGGTAAACTCCCTGACGCTGTTGATGATGCTCTTGAATCTAAAGGTAAACCACCAAAGAAAATTGTTTATGATGGTAAAGTATATTACCGTGATACAAAATCTGTAGGTTATTGGAGAAATATTGAAAATAAAGACAGTGCACCATATATGGTCTGGGAATATTATGATGACTCAGAAAAATATGTACTCTCTTTAGAACAATTTGATGATGAAGAATTTGAAGCATCACTTGGTATCGTAGAAGAGCCAGATGCTTTTAGTAATATACTACCAACCACTTAG